From Mytilus edulis chromosome 8, xbMytEdul2.2, whole genome shotgun sequence, one genomic window encodes:
- the LOC139484673 gene encoding chymotrypsinogen B-like: MKTFVSCLALVIFTLGVTAHGPRPARQNARNNSNGGSRIIGGSTSQAHQWPFIASIQYHDGYHFCGGVLIGQKWVLTAAHCTEGAKSGDFRVVLGDHVIGVDENTEQTINVSVIHNNPFYNLQAPEHLFYLPYDLALIELEQPAVLNGYVRTINLPNSCVGFDGQICKIIGWGRTSRARQTVTLQEGDVNVIPIDVCRNTWGSYVYYGNLCVFSWGTTACQGDSGGPLACLGTDGYTLAGISSWGDIECGDYPSIYTQVAEHLGWIHDIMDYHGSS, encoded by the exons ATGAAGACTTTTGTAAGCTGTTTAGCCTTGGTGATTTTTACTCTAG GAGTGACGGCACATGGTCCTCGTCCTGCAAGACAAAATGCCAGAAATAATTCAAATGGAGGCTCTAGGATAATTGGTGGATCGACATCACAGGCACATCAGTGGCCTTTTATTGCCTCCATTCAGTACCATGATGGTTATCATTTCTGTGGTGGTGTACTGATAGGACAAAAATGGGTTTTGACTGCTGCCCATTGcacagagggagcaaa ATCTGGTGATTTCCGTGTGGTACTAGGGGACCATGTGATTGGTGTGGATGAAAACACAGAGCAGACCATTAATGTATCAGTCATACATAAT AATCCGTTCTACAACTTACAAGCACCGGAGCATCTTTTCTACCTGCCTTACGACCTAGCATTAATAGAGCTAGAACAACCTGCTGTACTGAATGGATACGTGCGCACAATTAATCTGCCAAACTCATGTGTAGGGTTTGATGGACAGATATGCAAGATCATCGGATGGGGAAGAACTTCAA GAGCAAGGCAGACTGTCACATTACAGGAAGGAGATGTTAATGTAATACCAATAGATGTCTGTAGGAACACGTGGGGTAGTTATGTTTATTATGGAAATCTATGCGTGTTTTCATGGGGAACAACTGCATGTCAA GGAGACAGTGGTGGTCCTTTGGCATGTCTCGGGACAGATGGGTACACGTTAGCCGGGATATCTTCATGGGGAGATATAGAATGTGGTGATTACCCCTCCATTTATACTCAGGTGGCTGAACATTTGGGATGGATCCACGATATCATGGACTACCACGGTTCTtcgtaa
- the LOC139486707 gene encoding ankyrin homolog, translated as MISRGAKINHRDPSGNTRMTMACIHKHEAAVKLLIDKGADMNKRTNKGPTPLIWACTSSNKQMAKLLLYHGADIDKCDYERKTPVMQSRKRSSHEMFDFLIYKGANMKTGDKNAWTSLMWACFLRTNRYCRHFNTKWS; from the coding sequence ATGATATCTAGAGGAGCTAAAATTAATCATCGTGATCCAAGTGGCAATACTCGCATGACTATGGCATGCATACATAAACATGAAGCAGCAGTAAAACTCCTTATTGACAAAGGAGCAGACATgaacaaaagaacaaacaaagGTCCAACTCCATTGATATGGGCATGTACAAGTAGTAACAAACAAATGGCTAAACTGCTACTCTACCATGGTGCTGATATAGACAAATGTGATTACGAAAGAAAGACACCAGTAATGCAGTCCCGTAAACGCTCTTCACATGAAATGTTCgactttttaatttataaaggTGCAAACATGAAAACAGGAGATAAAAATGCATGGACGTCATTAATGTGGGCGTGTTTTTTACGGACAAACCGTTATTGTAGACATTTTAATACAAAATGGAGCTGA